A genomic stretch from Leishmania infantum JPCM5 genome chromosome 23 includes:
- a CDS encoding putative (H+)-ATPase G subunit, whose amino-acid sequence MPPKQDNVQKLLAAEEKRNKLISDAKARKQQKVKQAKADAEREVASFRADKDREYDRYRAQQNGGADAENAELARETDRELEELKRLTAQRMDAVANMMVRLIVTVKE is encoded by the coding sequence ATGCCGCCGAAGCAGGACAACGTGCAGAAGCTTCTCGCtgcggaggagaagcgcaacAAGCTCATCTCCGACGCCAAGGCGCGCAAGCAGCAGAAGGTAAAGCAGGCTAAGGCCGACGCCGAGCGCGAGGTTGCCTCATTTCGCGCTGACAAGGACCGAGAGTACGACAGGTACCGCGCGCAGCAgaacggcggcgctgatgccGAAAACGCGGAACTCGCTCGTGAGACGGACAGGGAGTTAGAGGAGCTCAAGAGGctgacggcgcagcgcatggACGCCGTAGCGAACATGATGGTCAGGCTGATAGTGACGGTGAAGGAATAA